TTTATTGATATATGCTTTATGGCTTTGCTGGTGGAGGAAGAAATGAAATTGGATTGAATTTGGAATTTTATGCTTGGAATTGTAAAATGGCTGTGCAGTTGATGATTTACCTTTTAACTTGATCAATCTTCATGAGCTGTCATTTTCCTGGAGTCAGTAGAGTGTCAGATAATTCCTTGGTACACCCAATTAAACCTGGTTTATGAAGGCAAGATTCTTGTTAACTTTAGACTTTAAGAGCTCACTAATTCACTGATGAATTCTGTAATTTCTTTTTGTAGTGTCCTAGTCTCTCAGAGCATACCTCTGATTtgtattaatttttgaatttaccTCCAAGATTCATCTGATTAATAATCTTTCTTGGTTGTGAGTAACCGTAAGATTGTTTTCATCACAGCTTCATTTCATTTCCAGAATTTTTTATAATCTGCAGTGTTGAAGCTATGGCTGCACACCAACTCACCAGGGCAATGGGGCTTTCAAGATGACACCTTTTGCTTTATCACAATTAGATATCTATTCAGGACATGATATCTAGGCACAAATTATATTAGTTACTTATTTTACCCATCTCATGAATACTCCTCTGCTTCTTCCCATATTGATGTTCAaccattaattttatatatttatccatGGCTCTAATCATGCAAAGTAGAATTTGCTTTGCCTTTTAAACAAAGCACCGTGATGTAGAACCAATAGTTATTAGGGGATTTGGGGTGAGAATAAATTCTCATATTGAAGAGAAATTAATTCTCAATTTATTTACTCAAAATAATAGTCAATAGTCATAGTAAAATCTGTAAATATGTAGAGCTTCTAAACCCTATTTATAGAGTTTTGTAATCCTAATTACATTAGAATTAGGAACCCAATTTCCAACTCTAATTAGGAATTACAAATCAAATAAAGgtcctaaataataataaaattcctagATAATATAAACTTCCTAATTAATACTAATCTCAATTTCCTAATTTTACAATGAATATGATTCCTAAGTATCCTAAATTGATTCTTCTTCCAATACTGCATCAACTAAATGTCAAATGATGGTGGATGAACCCTTGGACCACTATTACATCTGTTTTTGGTAATGGCTTAGTGAGTTTCTTTTAAATCAGTAATTTTTATTTCTCTTGAATATATCTTATCTATCATTTATCATTCAATCGTTTGAATTTTGAACAGAATGAACTTCTGTTTACTGGTGGTGAGGACCGGAATATTACAGCATGGGACACAAACAGTGGAAAACTTGCATATTGCATTGAGGATGCACATTCTGCCCGTGTGAAAGGTATTGTTGTGCTTACTAGGAATGATGATGATGTAAATGATCCATATCTATTGGCATCAGCATCATCAGATGGAGTTATACGTGTTTGGGATGTTCGCATGGCTGTGAAGGAGAAGCCAAATCCATTGGCTGAGGCCAACACAAAATCAAGGCTGACTTGTCTTGCTGGATCATCTCTTAAATGTGAGTGCTGTGCTTGTATGATTAATGCTTTCCTTCCAGTTGAACACATTCTACTATTTTCTCTGTCAATATCTGCTTCATTTTTTGCCTTCCACTAACCAATTTGCTGTTATATTtcttattatttgcttaatttctTCTTATCTGGCTATAATTATTTCCTCTCTTGTCCTTCTTCTCTCATAGTAAAGATGTTGTACACTTTTGCTGAAATCAAGTGCTTTCTTCATCTTATATgttcttttatttgttttatcaATTACTTCTATGCTTGTAAAATGTTAGCACATTTTAGTTGGAAACGGAGTAATTTTATTAAGTATGCATTTCAATCGTTTGGCttctacattttgggattcttacAAAAATTTTCTCTGAATATTCAGCGGGTAGATCAACCATAAAAGTAAAAAATGTAACTATGACTGCATTTTCTCTACGAAAGAGTGAAATGTGTACATTAACTCTAATCCTGGTTTGTTCCTATTGGGCTGTTGCTGTCTCTTATTGGTAATCAGAAGGCAAGGAACTCTCTGATTAGGAGGGTAGAGATACAGTAATACTTATGGACAGAAGGCCAGTTTGGTTTATGGTGCTCAAGTTAAAATGCTCAGGATACTACTCAAAAGTAATTACATCTTGGGGTCTAGTGTTTTACCATCATGGAAGGATTTGATTGGGATTGCTGTTCTATGTATTTGCTTTCAAGGGTTCCTAATCCTATGTTAGCACTTACATTATAATAATAACAAACATGGGTCCACTGGAACCTGAGACATCTTGTCCTCTTTTACAGGATAAATGTTGACAATAAATCTTGTTACAAGTGCCCTATTCTGCAAATACctgtagaaaaagaaagaaggccTGTTGTTTCTATATTCCTGAAAATCAGTACTGGTTCTTATCAATTCTTTCTTTTCTTGCAGCTCTTAAACGACCGCAGATGGGAAACAATGTTCCTAGAGAAAAGCCCGGTGCAGCTGGGGAAGGATCACAGGAATAATGAATGCAGAATGGATATAGCCTTGGGAGGATGTGGAACTTATCCCAAGATGTTTAACAAAATTTCTAATGGAGCCGTGTTCTTTGATGGGTCTAGTTAcacaaaaattcaattttgacGCAAGGAAAAGCCTGTTAATgctaattatttttacttgttagtgATATAGAAAACCATCTGTTTACCTTTGATTTTTGTTGAAAGTTCTGACATATAAATGAAAATCTTGTTTTCCCAACTCGTGACTCTAAGTTTACCGCTCTTACGGAATCATGGATTTGAATGACCTTTCACATTTTGTTTGCATATCTAACCATAGAGGATTGAAGAATATGTTTTTGACTAAAAGAATGTTAAATGGAATCCCTTATCCATGAAAATGAGAGATTCTGCAAAAATCTATTTATCCATTAAAAATGTGAGATTCTGCAGAAACACACGTTCTAAAATTCAACACCAAATTAGTCCTAAAAAATGAGTTTTAAAGAGAATTGATGCATCAATGAAAATGAGCTCTAGAACCAATTAGAGtgaatggtaaaaaaaaaaaaaaaaagaaattaaaggaatatatattttaaacattTAAAAATGCAATATCATATACTGAAATCTGAGACTGTAGAGAATGGGGAGTTGCCAATTATTAGCGTGATAAGCGTAGATGGACTTAAGTAACCGCTAAGTAACTGCCGACAGAACATACCCGATGCCCCAACACCAGAAACAACCTCCTCCGGCTGCCGTCACTGCCGCTGACGCTGCAACAATGCAATCCGATccgcctccacctccacctcctcccTTCGATCCCAGTCGAAGTAAATTTTGCTCTCTTTCTCTTGCTTTTTCATGGTTTAgggtttttgttgttttctctCTTTTCAATCTTTGCTATATGTTCCTGAATGTGAAATTGAGCTACTGGCTTCAACTttcgtgtgtgtgtatatatatatatatatatatatatatatatatgatttctcCTTGCGGTGAACAAATTACTGAACCTCTGATTCGGTTTTTGTTGTATATATAACATGAACTTATACCCCTGCGATGGTGGTGTTTCCtgtttgaattatttaatttacttTAGTGACTTCATTATATTTGAGTGGGACTTTAATTGATTATTTTAATAGCTAAGAAGTTTTAAGGGGATAAGTTGTTTGGTGGAATTTTTGCTGGGAGGGATTGAAGATTGTTGTGCTTTTTTGTGAAATCCAAACTTAATGTTGTTTTGTTCTTTGTTTTTGACACTGGATATGTTTTCTTACAAGTGATTGGTATCATCAAAAGGAAGGCTTTGATAAAAAAGTTGGCAGCAGTTTACCACTCTGAGTGCCTTGCGTACTGTAAGGAACTTTTGGAATTACAAAAGAAATGGGAAGAGGTCAGTATGATGCCATCTTTTTTTTGTATGTGAACTACTTGTTTGTTATGATATTTTCATCAATTGATAAATCTGTTTATGTTATATGTACATTATCTGCTATAAAACTTTGTTATCAGAAGAGGTAAATTTTATTAGTTAGAATTATCCAGACAAATTGGATTTTGAACTTTGCACTTTTCCTAAGTGTATAAGTTGAAGTTGGATTTACATTGATAAAGTGGATATAATTGTAGCACTCGTCAGTGATGTCATAACTAAGTGATAACCTTGGTAAATGGCTAAATTTTTTCTTGAAATGGGAAAATTAGAGATGCAAATTAGTGGAACTGGGAGATTTCATAATGTTTTAAGAGtaaaattgtgaaaattttaaGAGGTGAGTGATTTTCTCATCTTGTATTGTGTTAGGAACGATGCAAACACAAAATCATTTCTAGCCACACCCAAATTCTTGAAAGATATCAAGTCTTTTAACTCTCAAGGAGATTCTTCCATTCAAAGTAATGTTAGTGTTAGAGATCAGCATAACAGGAAAATTATTACAGCTGgcatattttcaaaattttccattGTGCTGATTGTTAGCCTTTAACATGGTATTCCAATTACCCTTCCCTGACAGAAAAAGACTACCAAATAGTTATTGTCACAAGATTATTCCCTTGCTTTCCCTTCCCAACAATTTTTGGTGCTAAAAAGAGAAAAAACTAGAAAAAACTGCCTTCATGCAGGCATCAGCAAGAATCACTCTTTCATGGTATATTTCCTTTTCTGTTTGTGGGTCTGTGAGGAACGAAAAGGGGATAGGAGGGGTACTTTTATGAGGCAAGTGGTATATAACAAATATGACCAAAGGTTTGACCTGGAAGGATTTTTTGTCTATAAATCTCATATTAATTACTTGTCTACAGTCTTGGCATTTGGCTTGCCTGTAGTGAATACTTGTCAGGCAAATGCCATAACTGTGGATTCCATTGTTGTTTATCAATATAAGTTGCTATGTTCACTGGGTGATAAACTCGTGATAAATTAAGGGATTTTTCGCTGTTGAATATGGTGATCATTTTACACAGGATGGtgaattattattttcattttcttactTATAGCATGTTGAAAGTGCATGCAGCCATTCGTGGATTTAAAAACCCCTGATGATACAAGGAAAGGACCAATGAAGCCTCCTAAACGTCTGAAGAAATTCCGCTAAGCATAATGTAAGATTTTGCTTCATAACCTGGTTTCTGCAGTAAAGTTTAGAAATGCATCAAAATTCTCTAAATTTATCGGTGCTAAACTTGGATTATTGCAGTCTCCAAAGTATATCTTGTTTCCTGAGTTCACATATTCTCCAATGTTTCTTGCTTCAGCTTTATCACCCTGAAACTTGTGGTTGAATGTCCTTGTTAACAGATGTGCAATGACACGTTCCTGGCATCTAAGAAGCACCACTTCAACTGCTTGTAACTAAATAGAAAAAGCAATAATCTAAATCAAAGCGGTAAAGATTTGACGTAGGTATCATTTAACTTTTTGATCTACCAGTAGGCACCACTTCTGATTCCGCCGATCACAGGAGTGACGCATGTATCTTTATAGACTGTATTATATTATGGAAAAAAGTGACCTTAACAGTAGATTCTTCCCGAGCACCGTCATTTGATATCATAATTTCAACGGCTGCAAAGTGCAAGGTATATACACCAGCCATTTTATAGGATATAAGAGTGGAATTCATTGTAGTTCAAAGTTGGTTTTAGTACCTTGCGAGATTGGAAAACTTGTTATTTCAGTTGCAGAATGTTCTGAAGATGTTAATTTTGTAACCAATTGTTATGTTGTTATAGCATAGTGTAGATTACGGAAGtggaattaaaataataataataataataaatttctgTTGTATTAGTACCCTATGAAGCGATCTATCCATATCAACTACAGGCTACTAGTGAATACATAACGTCATTGATAGTCATTTGGAAGATTGGACTTGACCCTAGTACAATTACATACTAGAATTGACTTCAATTCCATTTATAATGATGACGGATCACAAATTGATTTGTAAGGTATGAAAATCAATTTATCAAAATATCAAGAGCAGTAGCTCACGCAGGCACCCATAAACAGCTAACAATTACTAAATGACAGATCACGATGGCTGCAACATTGGAGGGTTAAAACTTGGGAGTTCTCTATGATTCTTGGTGGTGCAGACTGTACCAAAGATCTTTGAGCTTCTATGCAAAACCCTACAAAAACCATGGATATAATTTTTGGACCCTTGATACTTGGCGTTGCATTTATTTGTTTCAAATGCATAAATGCAATTTGCAGTTTGCATTCAACAATATGAAAAAAATGATAAGAAAGAGAACTAATTCCAGGTGGTCATAGCTCAAACGATTCGGTCCTAACATTTGTCCTTTTCATTTGAACGAGGATTTCAAAATGTCCAACACTGAAAGACACTCTGCATACTGGCTTACAACAAAATAAATACAATTCGCCAACACTATGTTTCTCAAGATTACTCTTCTACATTCCTGTTGTATTCTGTCCACGGCAACATTTCCTTTTAACTTTGATTATGTTTTCCTAATCTATCTTTTGTATGCGTGTTTGGCTTCAATGTTGAGTTCTCATCAGTGGATTACCATTTGCTGCAAGCAACAAAACAATAAGTACACTTC
The Hevea brasiliensis isolate MT/VB/25A 57/8 chromosome 18, ASM3005281v1, whole genome shotgun sequence genome window above contains:
- the LOC110651345 gene encoding uncharacterized protein LOC110651345 — its product is MPQHQKQPPPAAVTAADAATMQSDPPPPPPPPFDPSRMIGIIKRKALIKKLAAVYHSECLAYCKELLELQKKWEEPFVDLKTPDDTRKGPMKPPKRLKKFR